The following nucleotide sequence is from Sphingomonas telluris.
CCCTCGTCGACGAGTCGACGCGTTCGACACAGCGCGGAGGCTCCCCTTGATGTGACGAGGGAAGCGCTAACCCATTCGCCCAAAGCGGCTTCCAGAATCGCATCGATCGTTTACGGGGCCCGCCGCCCTTTCGCGACACCGGGGGCGGGCGGGTCCCAACCCGTTGCGGGGTCCGCGTCTTACGAGCGACGCGAGGCGCGGGCCCCACCCTGGGACAGAAATGTCCCGTTTTAGCACAGGCTGTTAACAGCGATTATCGAGAATCTGCTTAAGGTTAACTAAAGATAAGGGCCCAACTTCAACGTATTGCGCTAGATCAAACTCGTGACGAATCACCGCGCTCGGAGGGTGCGCGATGGCTCGCTGCCTTGGGAAAGGACGCGCCATGAAATCCGCTCTGTTAACCGTAATTGCCGCCAGCACCGCGCTAGCGTTCGCAACGCCCGCTTCGGCTGCTGTCCTCATCGCAGATGGTATCACCTACGACCTGTCGCTGGACTCAATCACCAACGGGGGCCTGACGGGCAACTTCACTCTGGCCATCAGCGGCATCAACAGCGCTTCTGATACCGAGGGTGGCCGTACAGGCATCAACGCCTTTGCGTTTAATGACCCGCACGTCGGGACCGCCGTGTCTGGGTCGAGCGCTGGCTTCAACTTCATGACCGGGGGGTTGAACAGCACCGGCTGCGACGGAAGCGGCAACTTCTACTGCTTCGACAACCCCAGCATCCCGCCAATCCCAGCCGCCCTGCTCGGCGACTCGCTGAGCATCATGTTCAGCGTGACCTCGAACACGGTCGGGAGCTGGGACGCTTACGAGACGGCCTTCAAGATTGATTGGGTCGGCAGCCAGAACAACTACGACCTCGTGTCGAAGGCAATCCCGGTCAACGGCGCGATTCCTGAGCCGGCAACCTGGGCGATGATGATCATCGGCTTCGGCGCTGCTGGATACAGCATTCGCCGCCGCCGCAAGGCGCTCCTGACCCAGGTCGCCTAGCAGTCCAGGAAAGAGCGGCTGCTCGGGCCGTTCACAATGGCAGTCCATGAACCAAAGACCCGCTTCCTCCCCTAGTGGGAGGGAGCGGGTCCTGTTGCGGGACCCCCGGCTCTTACGCGACACCGGAGCTGGCGGGTCCCACCCAAGCCATTGAGAAGCCTTATGGGGTCCGGCTCTTGATGAGCGACGCGAGGGACGGACCCCACCCATGCCGCTTCAGAAGCGGTCGGGAAGGTCCACCCGCCCGATAAGCTCTTCGTGGCGCGCGGCAGCGAACCGGTCCGTCATTCCAGCAATGAAATCGCCGATGATGCGGAGCCGCTCGGTTTCGTCGGCGCCGCCGCGCCAGTCTTCCGGCAGCTTCCCCGGATTCGCCCGATACACTTCAAAAAGGTTGGCCACAACGCGCTGCGCTTCGACGCGGACGGGCACGAGTTCCGGTGCATTATAGAGCCGGGCATAAAGGAAGTGCTTCAGCTCCCTCTCCTCTTCGGCGAGTTCCGCCGAGAAGCCCGCAAGCTGCTCGCCGGCAGCACGAACCTCATCGCTCGTCGCCACGCCCGCTGCAGCGACCCGCAATTCCGTCTCGGTGAGGACGTCACCCACCATCGTCCCGATCATGTCCCGCACCAGGGCGCGGAGCCTTCTGTCGTTCGGAATGCCGGGATGGCGCCGCTCGATGTCCTCCCAGTGGCGCTTGACGATGGGCACCTCGATCAGCTCGTCGAGGTTTAGCAAGCCCGCGCGCATGCCGTCGTCGATATCGTGATTGTCGTAGGCGATGTCGTCCGCGACGGCCGCGACCTGCGCCTCCAGCGACGGCCAGCTACCGAGTTCAAAGTCGAAGGAATGATTGGCCGCAGCAAGCGCCCATGAAGGCGCGGCGATCGGCCCGTTGTGCTTGGCCAGCCCCTCGAGCGCTTCCCACGTCAGGTTGAGGCCGTCGAATCCCGGATAAGGCGTCTCCAGCTTGGTAACGAGGCGAATGCTGTGGGCGTTGTGGTCGAAGCCGCCGGCACTCGCCATTGCCGCCTGAAGGGCGTCCTCACCTGCATGACCGAACGGCGGATGACCAAGGTCGTGGGCAAGACACAGCGCTTCCGTCAGATCCTCGTTCAGCCCGAGAGCGCGGGCGATCGTCCTTCCGATCTGCGCGACTTCGATGCTGTGGGTTAGGCGGACGCGGTAATGGTCCCCGTCGGGAGCGACGAAGACCTGCGTCTTATGGCGGAGGCGGCGAAAAGCGACGGAATGGATGATCCGGTCGCGGTCGCGCTGAAAGATGTCGCGAGGACCGCGAGGTCCCCCGTCCGCTTCCGGATGGGCCCTGCCGCGCGATTTCGATGGTTGCGCGGCGAGGTCCGGAAGAAGGGTCATTCGGCGGGCAATTTCCTGATCGTTTGGCCGGGTCGGCTGGTCCACGTAAAGGCGTCGATCCGCACCGACGCAAGATCGTCGGCGAAAATATTCGCGTCGCTGCTGTTGCGGAACGGGCCCACCAGGAGGCGCGCCTTCCCACCTTCCTCGACGACATAGCCATTGATCCCCTCGAATAGCTCGTGGTCGCGGGACTTCATACGCTCGAACTGCTCCGGCATCGCCGCTGCGTTCGTGCCGCTCGCGAGCTGGAGCCAGAGCTTGCTTGTCGTGTACGTGGCTGACCCCGTCGCCGCCTTGGGCTGCGGGATGCTCGTCGTCAGAGAGGCGACCTGCGTGGTTGCCGGCGCCGGAGGCGGGGCAAGGATCGGTGTCGGCGCAGTGACGGTCGCTGCGGTCGAGTTGCCCTGGGAAAGCCATTGCTGGATCGAACTCATGCGGTCTTCCTTGGCAGCAGGCGCCGCGGGCGAAGCTGAGTAGGATGTCACAACGGACGCCACCGAAACGGACGGGAGCGAGGATCCATTGCTCGGGAAGATACCGAGGTTGCACGCGGCGACCTTCTGATCGGAACGCAGCGTCGGCAACTTCTGGAAAAAGTAGGCCATTTCGCGCGACGATCCGGGCATTGCCGCCTCGATCGCCGATCGCGCGCCGGATACGTCGCCGGTCAGCGCAAGGACGAATGCGCGAACCCGCGCGCCGGCAGCATCGCCGCGAGCCATTAGCGGACTCAGCAGCGATAGCGCTTCAGTCTTGTTCCCAGTGATTGCCAGGCTGAGGGCGAGACGCCGCCGTGCCTCGTCCCTATCCGGGCCCAACAAGGCAGCGCGATAGTCTGCCTGAGCCTGTGCATGCTGGCCCAACAGATCGTAGGCGAGACCGCGGTCGGCGCCGATCATCGACTGGGTTGCGCCGCGTTGCGTGGCCGCGCGGAAGAATTGGAGGGCCTGCGAGCCCTCGCCGCTCTGCGCCATGGCTGCGCCCATGCCGGCTTGCGGCAACGGACTGGTCGACCAGACCTCGTCCGCGCGACCGAAGAAACCGACGGCTGCCTGCGTGTCGCCCATGGCGAGCGCAGCACGACCGGCGGCGATCAACGCCTGGAAGTTCTTCGGATCCTCGCCGAGGATCTTCACGTTGCGAGTCAGTGCGTCCGCGGGGCTTTCCGCGTACGTCATTTGCGCAACAGCTTGCGATGGCAGCGCTAACGCGCACCCAAGAAACGCCAAATTCAGCGCGGCTACGCGCGCGTGAATGCACAGACCTTTTGCCATGGACCTCCCCATGACAGACGTGAGCTTGCTCAAAGGTTTCGCGCCAGTGGATTAACGGCGAGCCGTGGCGAGCGCTCGTTAAGGCGCCCGTCACGTCAACGATCCTTGTCGTTACTGATTGTTCTGCCGGTTGAGGAAGCGCGGAATGTCGATCGGCTCGCGGCGGAAGCCGGGAGTCGCATCCTCATCGCTGACCTGCGCCTGGGCGGCGCCGCGAGCGATGTTCGACATGCGCTCGAACAGAGTGCCGGTCTCACGAACCTTCGGCTTCTCCTCGGTCGGAGTCGCTTCGATCGTGGTCTCGTCTTCGTCCGTGGGCGGAGCGATCGGAGCCGAGCCGACCGGCGCGGTCAGGACATCGTCGCTGTCGAGCAGCAGTTCGTCGCCAGCCTCGTCCGTCAGCTCGAGCGTCTCGTCGTCGTCGCTTTCCGTTTCGTCGATGACGGGAGCCGGCGCGGCCGGAGCGGTTGCGACCGGGGCAGTTGTCGCGCGCGGGAAGGCGAACACCTTGCCCGGCTGCGGCTGCGCAACGGCTTCCGCCTCGATCCCCGTGGCGACCACGGACACGCGGATGCGGCCGTCGAGGTCGTTGTTGAACGCAGAACCCCAGATGATGTTCGCGTCCGGATCGACCAGTTCCTTGATGTGGCTGGCGGCCTCGTCGACCTCCATGAGGCGCATGTCCTCGCCGCCCGTGATCGAAATGATGACGCCCTTGGCGCCCTTCATCGAAACGCCGTCGAGCAGGGGGTTCGAGATCGCCTTTTCGGCGGCTTCGATGGCGCGATTGTCGCCCGACGCTTCGCCGGTGCCCATCATCGCCTTGCCCATCTCGCCCATCACCGAGCGGACGTCGGCGAAGTCGAGGTTGATGAGGCCCGGCATAACCATCAGGTCCGTGATTCCGCGAACGCCCTGCTGGAGGACTTCGTCGGCCATCTCGAACGCTTCCTTGAAGGTCGTTTCCGAGTTGGCCAAGCGGAACAGGTTCTGGTTCGGGATGACGATCAAAGTGTCGACGTGCTGCTGTAACTCCTCGATGCCGGTGTCGGCAGAACGGCCACGACGAGCGCCTTCGAAGGCGAACGGCTTGGTCACGACGCCGACCGTCAGGATGCCGCGGTCGCGAGCAGCCTTGGCGATCACGGGAGCCGCGCCCGTGCCCGTACCGCCGCCCATGCCGGCGGCGATGAAGCACATGTGCGAACCTTCGAGGGCGCGCTCGATATCCTCGATCGTTTCCTCGGCTGCGGCGCGGCCGATCTCGGGCCGAGAACCTGCGCCAAGCCCCTGCGTGATCTTGAGGCCCAGCTGGATGCGCCGGTCGGCTGCGGAGGCGTTGAGGGCCTGCGCGTCGGTGTTCGCGACGACGAAGTCGACGCCCTGCACGTCGGCGCGCATCATATTGGCGACAGCGTTTCCGCCAGCACCGCCCACGCCGATTACGCTGATCCGGGGACGAAGCTCGTCAACCTCGGGCCGAATGAAATCGATGCTCATGGACCTTAAACCCCCTCAAGCGCCGCTAGCGCGTTGAACCACCACCACGAATCTTCTGAATCATCGCGAGTCGCCTGCCAAGCGAAAAAGTTAACAACCGCCGAAAAAAGTGTCGATTCCGTGGCTTGAAAGACTCAATCGCGTTGCGGTTGTTCCTCTCCCAGGGCGACCTGTTCGATTTTGGGGACCCCCACGGCCCACCAAGCTGCGCCGAATGCCGCGATCGCTGCGGTCAGGACGAACGCGCTGTTGTAGCCGGCGCGTTGCACCACAATACCGGTGATGATCGGCCCGATGATGCCTGAAAGGTTGCCGATCGCATTCTGCACTCCCACCCAGGTGCCGGACGCGCGAGGACCGGCGAACATCTGGGCGACCGCGTAGAGATTCAGCGAAAGGGACCCGGATGCTGCTCCCGCGAGGCACAGCAAGATGCCGATCGTCACTGCGTCATGCGCGAAGGCCAGGCCGAGGATCGCTCCAGCCGCAAGCAATTGGCTCGCAACCATCATCCAGCGCCGGCACACGGCCTCGGACCGGCCGGAGCGCGTCCACCAGTCCGAAAAGTGACCGTAGCCGAGGGCACATGCCGCCTGCACGGCGTAGCCGAGCGTCGCGAGCATGGTCATCTCGCCGATCGAGAAGCCGCGCGATTTCGTTAGGAACAAGGGTAGCCAAGCGAGGAGGAAGTAGAAGCAGTAGTTGCCCAAAGCGTGGACGATCGACATCGACCACAGCGGCCACTTTCTCATCAGGAAGCCCAGCGAAACGCGATCATCTGCCTGAGTTTCAGTCACCGTCGGCAGCGACCGAACCGTCTGACGCCATGGCCACAGCCAGATCAGAGTCACGATCCCGAAGACGATGAAGATCATTCGCCAGCCCGAGTGGGCGAGAATCAGTCCGCCAGCGAGGGTCCCGGCGGCGGGCCCCAGCGCCAGGCCCGCAGCGATCGCTGCATTGGCGATACCGCGCCGTCCCGGTGGGACCTGCTGTGAGATAATCTTGGAGCTTCCGGGGAAGGAAATGCTCTCGCCGACCCCGAGCATGATCCGCAGAACGAGCAGCGACGCGAAGCCGCCGACGAGACCGATTAACAGCGTACTTCCCGCCCACAGCAGGATGCCGAGCGCCATCAGTCTGTAGACTGAGAAGCGATCGCACAGCCAACCCGCGAAGAGTTGTACCGGCGCGTAGACCCAGAAGAAAGCGGAGAAGGCGACGCCGTACGCCTCATCGCTGAGACCCAGATCCGACTTCATCAAGGGCGACGCAATGCCGATCGCCCCCCGATCGACGTAGTTCAGGAACATCGCCGCACCGAGCAGGAAGACGAGCGCACCCGAAGCGCCGCGCCTCGCACCGATTGCCGTCATGGTTGCCCACTCCCCCGCCTGCCTGCAAACGTCCCACTGCGCGACGGGGGGAGCATGCCACTCCAGCCCAGGAGAGCAATTGCTAATTCCGTGCTTCTGGCGCGCCTGCTAGGCGCGTCCAAGGAACATGAAGCTTGCTGCGCCCGCGAGGCACACGAAAGCGCCGGCGTAGCGCCAGCCGATCGGCTCCTTCAGCACAACCGCCGCGAACACGGCGAACACAGCAAGTGTGATGACTTCCTGCGCGATCTTGAGCTGGCTTGCGGTGAAGCCGTGCGCATAGCCCAGCCGGTTCGCCGGGACGGCAAAGCAATACTCGACCAAGGCCAATCCCCATCCCACGAGGATGGCCGTGATCATCGGCCACTGCGGGAACTTGAGATGGCCGTACCAGGCCAGCGTCATGAAGATGTTCGAGATGATGAGGAGCGCTATGGTCTGCATTGCGGAACGCCTTATCGCCGTGCGCCCATCGGTTCCACCGGCGAGGCGATCCTTCGGACCTAAGACAGATTCTGCCGCTCAAGTCTCAGGGGCAGCGGCCGCGTGAGGCGGCGGAGCGGGACGACATTCGTCTCGACAAATTCCTCTGGCTCGGAATCCCACGTCTGAACCACGTCGTAGGATCGCTTGAGGATGGCACGCCGACCGCGCCTCAATGACACCACTGTCTCCGTGGCCGCATTGTCGTTCTCTGCATGGAAGGTGCGGTCCACGACAATGAACCGGTCATCCTCACTGTACACCACCATCCTATAAGCAGGCATTTGCGCGAAACCCCAAGACACCGAGCCATACAAATGGAGCAGCGCGCAAAAGGCTCCCGCCGGCCACCGCGAGTGTCCGCTTTCGACCCAATCCTGCCATCACACGAGCATCTGTTGAGCGACGACGATGCTTCGCTATCCTCCCTGCGAGGGAGTGCACGCGTGCAGGTTAAGTCCTTCTCTTGGGTCGGCGTTTCGACTTCCGACTTCGGACGTAGCCTTCGGTTCTATCGCGACGTTCTCGGGCTTGAAGTCTGGGTCGCCGGGGACGAACAGGCAATCCTGAAGACTGCCTCCGGGCACCAGCTCGAAATCTTCGGAAGGGACGAGCGAGAAAAGCAGCTGACGTCGTCGCCGGTAGTTGCATTCGAGGTGGATGACCTGGAAACGGCTCGTGAGGAACTCAGGCTCGCCGGAATCGAGCTGATCGGGGAAATTGGCCGATGGAACGGCTTTGCGTGGCAGTATTTTCGCAGCCCCGACGGCCACATCTTCGAACTCAAGTCATCGCCACGTTAGTGTCGGCCCTCCACCCAAAGCAGAAACCTAGACCGGACGGCTAAATCCCGCCCTTCATCGCGGCGAAGAGGCGGCCGAACATGCCGGTCGCCGGCTTCTTCTGCGTGATCTTGCCGAGCGCGAGGTCGCGGATGTCGCCGCTGCGGGACGACGCCAGCATGGCGAGGCCGACCAGGGTTGAGAAGGCCGGTCCGCTGTGCGCGTCCGGAAGGCCTGTGATCTGCTTCGGCCGCCCGACGCGGACGGAGCGGCCCAACACGCCCTGCATGTAGTCTGCAATGTTCTTCAGCTCCGCGCCGCCGCCGGTCAGGACCACCTGGCGTCCGACCGGACCGGTGAAGCCGAGGCTCTTGAGCGCTTCCTCGATCTTTGCGGTCAGTTCCTCGACGCGCTGGCGGATGACGGTCATCAGCTGGGCGCGCGTGATGCGCAGCGGCTCGGCGGCCTCTTCCGATCCGATTTGCCGCGCCTCGATCATCTCATGATTGTCGCGCGGGCTGGTCATGGCCGAGCCGTAGAAGCACTTCAGCCGTTCGGCATCGCGGCGCTGCACGCCGAACGCGCAGGCGATGTCGTCGGTGATATCCTTCGCGCCGAGCGGGATCGAGCGCAGCCCGAGGAGCATGCCCCCCGCGTGAAGCGAGACGTTGGTGACTTCGGCGCCCAGCTCGATGAGCGCAACGCCGAGATCGCGCTCATCCTCGCTGAGGCACGCCAGCGCGGCGGCGACGGGCGATCCGACGATCGCTTTCACGCCGAGGTGCGCCGAGCGGATGACGTAGTCGACGTTGCGGAGCGGAGCGGGGTCGGCTGCAACAACGTGAATATCGACGCCAAGGCGATCCGCATGAAGCCCGATCGGGTTCTTCACGCCCTCAACGCCGTCGATCGTGTAAAGCGCCGGGTGCGCGTGAAGCACGACCTGGCCGTTGCGGTCGATCGCATTGCGGCCACCGAGGAGCAGCTCGTCGACGTCGGATTGCTCTACCTGATGGCCGCCAAGCTCGACCTCGACGTTGGCGAGGTTGCTGCTGAGCCCGCCGGCACCGAAGCTCGCCCACACGTCCTCGATCGTCAGGCCCGACATTCGTTCGGCGAGCTCGACCGCTTCGCGGACGCTGTGCTCGCTCGCCTCCATGTCGGTGATGTAGCCGCGCTTGACGCCGCGGCTTTCGCGCTGCCCGGTGCCGAGCACCTGCAGGCGGCCGTCGTCGGTCAGCGAGCAGATCAGCGCCCCGACCTTCGAGGAGCCGATATCGAGTGCTGCAATCAGGGGCTGGTCAGCCGGAGAAGCCACGGTTCGAAGTCAGCCCTCGGCTGGTTGTTGCAGGGTGGGCGAAAGGTCGATCGGCTCGCCCGGCGAACGGGGCAAGCGAACGATCATCTTGCCGGGAATGCGAAGGTCGAAGCGAACGAGGCCGCGGCCGAGAAGTCCTGTCGAACGATCCATCTTGGCGAAACGCGCGAGTGCGTCACTCGCTGCCTTCTCGCCTTCGGGAAGCGCGACGGTTTCGCCGGACTGGAAGCTGAGGTCCCAGCGGCGCCCACCAACCCAAGTCGCGGACGCCAGTTGCGCCTGCATGGTTGGTGCAGCGGCTAGGATCGCCTTGAGCTCGCTGGCGCGCGAGTTCGCCCCCGGCCCAATAACCAGCGGCAGGTCGGGCATCTTGTCGACGGGCACGCGATCGAGGACGACGCCGTCGCCGTCGATGAGGGCGAGGCGCTGCCGGTCCTGCCACAGCGCCGAAGGAATGCGCTCGACGATATCGATGACGAGTGTGTCAGGCAGGCGGCGCGACACGCGGGCGTCCTTGACCCATCCGAAGCGCATCAGGCGGTCGCGGATCCGCGCGACATTGACGAGCGGCTGGGCGGGCTTCGCCACGCCTGCGGCGGCCGCCGCAAGCCGAAGCTCGTCGAGCACCACTGCGTCGACTAGCTTGCGGTCCATGTGCTTCAAACCGACGATCTGATAGCCGTCGACACGGAATCCCGCGCTGCCCACCGCCTCGCCTGCAGACAGAGCGGCCTTGGCGGGCAGATCGAGGGCGATCGCCGCAGCACCCGCCATGAGCACCAGGAAACCGGTGAAGGCGAAAGCCGCGAGCTTGTTGGCGCGCGCATTGGCGACGGAAATCTTCTTCGCGCCCTTCTGCGAAGAAGGCTTGCGCTTCGATTTGGCCCCCCGCGTCGCCATCAGGTCACCTTTTCTCGCTCGAGCGCTTCGTGGATCAAGCGCTCGACCAGCTCACCGTAGCTGATGCCCCGCACTTTCGCCTGCTCTGGCACAAGGCTCAAGGGGGTCATTCCGGGTTGAGTGTTGACTTCCAACAGAAAAATGCCGGCTTCGCCCTGCTCGTCGTCCCAGCGGAAGTCGGACCGCGACGCTCCGCGGCAGCCGAGCAGGCGATGCGCTTCGGCGGCCATGTCCATCATCGCCTTGGCAATGTCGTCCGGAACCTGTGCCGGGCAGACGTGCGTCGTGAGGCCGTCGGTATATTTCGCGTCGTAATCGTAGAAACCGGCCTTCGGCTGCAGCTCCGTGACCGCGAGCGGTTCGTCGTTCAACACGGCGACTGTCAGCTCGCGGCCCTTGATGAAGGGCTCGGCGAGCAGGCGGTCGAAATGCTTCCACGGCCCCTCGACGTCGCGGCCGATCGGGTTCCCGTAATTGCCGTCCGCGGTGACGATGGCGACGCCCACGGACGAGCCCTCGTTCACGGGCTTCACCACGTAGGGTCGCGCGATCGGATCCTCGCGATGCAAACTTTCACTCGTTACAACCTTTCCTGCCGGCATGCGAACGCCGTGCGGGACGAGGACCATCTTGGTCAGTTCCTTGTCGATGGCGATCACCGACGTTTCGAGGCCGCTGTGCGTGTACGGGATCTGCATCAGGTCCAGCATACCCTGAACCGTGCCGTCCTCGCCCGGTGTGCCGTGCAAGGCATTGAAGACGACATCCGGCCGGATCCCCGTCAGCACCTGGGCCACGTTACGGTCCATGTCGACTTCAGTGACGTTCGACCAGCCGCGCTCGCGCAACGCAGCGGCGACGCCGCGGCCACTGGTCAGCGACACCTCGCGCTCGGAAGACCAGCCGCCCATCAGGACGACGACGTTCAAATCCCTGTTCATTCCCTGCCGATCCGCTGGATTTCCCATTCAAGGGTGATGCCGGAGCTTTCCAACACGCGGCGGCGGACTTCCTCGCCCAGCGCCTCAATGTCGGCGCTGGTGGCGCTACCGAGATTGAGCAGGAAGTTGCAATGCTTTTCGGACACTTGGGCGTCGCCCATCGTCAGCCCGCGGCAGCCCGCCGCGTCGACGAGCACCCATGCCTTGTGACCGGGCGGGTTCTTGAACGTCGAACCGCCCGTGCGGCTGCGCAGGGGCTGCGACTCCTCGCGGGCGCGGGCGATCGCGTCCATCTCTGAGCCGATTGCTTCGGGATGGCCCGGAGTGCCGCGGAAGGTCGCTTCGACGACTGTGGCGCCCGGAGGCACTTCGCTATGGCGATAGGTGTAGCCGAGCTTGTCGAGCGGCCAGGTCTCGACCGTGCCGTCGCGCAGGACGACGCGCGCTTCGACGAGAATGTCCTGCACTTCCCGCCCATAGGCCCCGCCGTTCATTCGGACGAAGCCGCCGACGGTACCAGGGATGCCGCGCAGGAACTCCAGACCGGCAATGCCGGCATCGCGAGCGGTCGAGGAAACGAGAATGCCACTGGCGCCGCCGCCGCAGCGGAGCGTCACGTCGTCGACCTTATCGATTTTGGCGAATGCCTTTCCGAGGCGAACGACGACACCTGGCACGCCACCATCGCGGACGATCATGTTGGAGCCTAGGCCGAGCGCCATCACGGGGACATCGGGATCGAGCTCGCGCAGGAAGGTGACGAGATCTTCCTCATCCTTCGGCTCGAACAGCCATTGCGCGGCGCCGCCGCTCTTGAACCAGACCAGCGGGGCAAGCGGAGCGCTTTCGGTGAGCTTGCCACGGACATGCGGCAGGGCGGCGACGCTCACTTGCTCGCCCTCGCCTCGCTCAGGCAATCGCCTAGCGACGCAGCCCACTTGGTGATGTCGCCCGCACCCATGCAGATGACAAGATCACCGGGCGCCGCCAGGTCACGAAGCGCGCCGCAAAGATCGTCGAGGTCAGCGACTGTGCGAACCATGCGATGTCCGTGGGCCCGCAAACCCTCCACCAGCGCTTCGGAATCCACGCCCTCGATCGGCTGCTCGCCCGCCGCGTAAACAGGGGTCACGAAGACCACGTCCGCGTCGTTGAACGCGTTCTGGAAGTCTTCCATCAGATCATTGAGGCGCGTGTAGCGATGCGGCTGCATCACCGCGATCACCCGCTCGTCAGCGCTCTCGCGAGCCGCCGAAAGCACGGCGCGAATTTCCACCGGATGGTGCGCGTAATCGTCGATGATCGGCACGCCGTCGACCTCGCCGACCTTGGTGAAGCGCCGCTTCACGCCGTCGAAGCGCGCGAAGCCTTCGCGGATTTGCTCCTCGCTGATACCGAGTTCCAGCGCGACGGCGATTGCGGCGAGCGCATTCTGCACGTTGTGCCGCCCAGGCATGGGGACAGTGATGTCCTCGATCGTGCGGCGAGAGCCGTCACGTTCCAGGATCACCGCGTCGAAAATACTCCCGCCCGGTCCGCCGGTGGCATTGTCGGCGCGCAGGTCTGCCAGCGCGGAGAAGCCGTAGGTCAAGATGCGGCGGTCGCGGATGCGGCCGATGATGTTCTGCACTTCCGGATGGTCGATACACATCACCGCGAGGCCGTAGAACGGGACGTTCTCGATGAACTCGCAGTAGGCCCTCTTGACCTCCTCGAAGCCGCCGTAATGCTCGAGATGCTCCGGA
It contains:
- a CDS encoding PEPxxWA-CTERM sorting domain-containing protein, with protein sequence MKSALLTVIAASTALAFATPASAAVLIADGITYDLSLDSITNGGLTGNFTLAISGINSASDTEGGRTGINAFAFNDPHVGTAVSGSSAGFNFMTGGLNSTGCDGSGNFYCFDNPSIPPIPAALLGDSLSIMFSVTSNTVGSWDAYETAFKIDWVGSQNNYDLVSKAIPVNGAIPEPATWAMMIIGFGAAGYSIRRRRKALLTQVA
- a CDS encoding deoxyguanosinetriphosphate triphosphohydrolase, with the translated sequence MTLLPDLAAQPSKSRGRAHPEADGGPRGPRDIFQRDRDRIIHSVAFRRLRHKTQVFVAPDGDHYRVRLTHSIEVAQIGRTIARALGLNEDLTEALCLAHDLGHPPFGHAGEDALQAAMASAGGFDHNAHSIRLVTKLETPYPGFDGLNLTWEALEGLAKHNGPIAAPSWALAAANHSFDFELGSWPSLEAQVAAVADDIAYDNHDIDDGMRAGLLNLDELIEVPIVKRHWEDIERRHPGIPNDRRLRALVRDMIGTMVGDVLTETELRVAAAGVATSDEVRAAGEQLAGFSAELAEEERELKHFLYARLYNAPELVPVRVEAQRVVANLFEVYRANPGKLPEDWRGGADETERLRIIGDFIAGMTDRFAAARHEELIGRVDLPDRF
- a CDS encoding tetratricopeptide repeat protein, yielding MTYAESPADALTRNVKILGEDPKNFQALIAAGRAALAMGDTQAAVGFFGRADEVWSTSPLPQAGMGAAMAQSGEGSQALQFFRAATQRGATQSMIGADRGLAYDLLGQHAQAQADYRAALLGPDRDEARRRLALSLAITGNKTEALSLLSPLMARGDAAGARVRAFVLALTGDVSGARSAIEAAMPGSSREMAYFFQKLPTLRSDQKVAACNLGIFPSNGSSLPSVSVASVVTSYSASPAAPAAKEDRMSSIQQWLSQGNSTAATVTAPTPILAPPPAPATTQVASLTTSIPQPKAATGSATYTTSKLWLQLASGTNAAAMPEQFERMKSRDHELFEGINGYVVEEGGKARLLVGPFRNSSDANIFADDLASVRIDAFTWTSRPGQTIRKLPAE
- the ftsZ gene encoding cell division protein FtsZ → MSIDFIRPEVDELRPRISVIGVGGAGGNAVANMMRADVQGVDFVVANTDAQALNASAADRRIQLGLKITQGLGAGSRPEIGRAAAEETIEDIERALEGSHMCFIAAGMGGGTGTGAAPVIAKAARDRGILTVGVVTKPFAFEGARRGRSADTGIEELQQHVDTLIVIPNQNLFRLANSETTFKEAFEMADEVLQQGVRGITDLMVMPGLINLDFADVRSVMGEMGKAMMGTGEASGDNRAIEAAEKAISNPLLDGVSMKGAKGVIISITGGEDMRLMEVDEAASHIKELVDPDANIIWGSAFNNDLDGRIRVSVVATGIEAEAVAQPQPGKVFAFPRATTAPVATAPAAPAPVIDETESDDDETLELTDEAGDELLLDSDDVLTAPVGSAPIAPPTDEDETTIEATPTEEKPKVRETGTLFERMSNIARGAAQAQVSDEDATPGFRREPIDIPRFLNRQNNQ
- a CDS encoding MFS transporter; translated protein: MTAIGARRGASGALVFLLGAAMFLNYVDRGAIGIASPLMKSDLGLSDEAYGVAFSAFFWVYAPVQLFAGWLCDRFSVYRLMALGILLWAGSTLLIGLVGGFASLLVLRIMLGVGESISFPGSSKIISQQVPPGRRGIANAAIAAGLALGPAAGTLAGGLILAHSGWRMIFIVFGIVTLIWLWPWRQTVRSLPTVTETQADDRVSLGFLMRKWPLWSMSIVHALGNYCFYFLLAWLPLFLTKSRGFSIGEMTMLATLGYAVQAACALGYGHFSDWWTRSGRSEAVCRRWMMVASQLLAAGAILGLAFAHDAVTIGILLCLAGAASGSLSLNLYAVAQMFAGPRASGTWVGVQNAIGNLSGIIGPIITGIVVQRAGYNSAFVLTAAIAAFGAAWWAVGVPKIEQVALGEEQPQRD
- a CDS encoding DMT family protein: MQTIALLIISNIFMTLAWYGHLKFPQWPMITAILVGWGLALVEYCFAVPANRLGYAHGFTASQLKIAQEVITLAVFAVFAAVVLKEPIGWRYAGAFVCLAGAASFMFLGRA
- a CDS encoding VOC family protein, translated to MQVKSFSWVGVSTSDFGRSLRFYRDVLGLEVWVAGDEQAILKTASGHQLEIFGRDEREKQLTSSPVVAFEVDDLETAREELRLAGIELIGEIGRWNGFAWQYFRSPDGHIFELKSSPR
- the ftsA gene encoding cell division protein FtsA — encoded protein: MASPADQPLIAALDIGSSKVGALICSLTDDGRLQVLGTGQRESRGVKRGYITDMEASEHSVREAVELAERMSGLTIEDVWASFGAGGLSSNLANVEVELGGHQVEQSDVDELLLGGRNAIDRNGQVVLHAHPALYTIDGVEGVKNPIGLHADRLGVDIHVVAADPAPLRNVDYVIRSAHLGVKAIVGSPVAAALACLSEDERDLGVALIELGAEVTNVSLHAGGMLLGLRSIPLGAKDITDDIACAFGVQRRDAERLKCFYGSAMTSPRDNHEMIEARQIGSEEAAEPLRITRAQLMTVIRQRVEELTAKIEEALKSLGFTGPVGRQVVLTGGGAELKNIADYMQGVLGRSVRVGRPKQITGLPDAHSGPAFSTLVGLAMLASSRSGDIRDLALGKITQKKPATGMFGRLFAAMKGGI
- a CDS encoding cell division protein FtsQ/DivIB, coding for MATRGAKSKRKPSSQKGAKKISVANARANKLAAFAFTGFLVLMAGAAAIALDLPAKAALSAGEAVGSAGFRVDGYQIVGLKHMDRKLVDAVVLDELRLAAAAAGVAKPAQPLVNVARIRDRLMRFGWVKDARVSRRLPDTLVIDIVERIPSALWQDRQRLALIDGDGVVLDRVPVDKMPDLPLVIGPGANSRASELKAILAAAPTMQAQLASATWVGGRRWDLSFQSGETVALPEGEKAASDALARFAKMDRSTGLLGRGLVRFDLRIPGKMIVRLPRSPGEPIDLSPTLQQPAEG